The following are encoded together in the Ezakiella massiliensis genome:
- a CDS encoding ABC transporter permease, with translation MIRYTARRLVLMAITLFFIISLSFFVMHSMPGSFIQDNKLPAEVKRAMEDKYHLNEPLMVQYGYFLKDFVRGDFGISLVINPKVPVNEVLATKIPVSMQLNIFSLIFTMPIAMILGIWAAIRKNKLADQVISFFIILFISVPSFIFATLMQYFLAFKLGWFPIITTPEKHLTWTKFHSMILPILALSFGSIAGVARYTRAELTEALNSEYMLLAKSKGLSQVQATTRHALRNSFIPLANIIIPMFIQIMGGSLVIEKIFSIPGMGNVMVDAINAHDFPLAIGVLFWFSLLSLITILIVDLSYGIIDPRIRLGGRD, from the coding sequence GTGATCAGATATACCGCAAGAAGACTAGTACTTATGGCGATAACCTTGTTTTTCATCATATCACTAAGTTTTTTCGTTATGCACTCTATGCCAGGAAGCTTTATTCAAGATAATAAATTACCGGCAGAAGTTAAGAGAGCCATGGAAGATAAATATCACTTGAATGAACCTTTGATGGTACAATATGGATATTTTTTAAAAGATTTTGTTAGAGGTGACTTTGGAATTTCACTAGTTATTAATCCAAAAGTTCCCGTAAATGAAGTTCTTGCAACCAAGATTCCGGTTTCAATGCAACTTAATATTTTTTCACTTATTTTTACAATGCCTATAGCTATGATATTGGGTATATGGGCAGCTATACGAAAAAACAAACTTGCTGACCAAGTTATTTCATTTTTCATAATTTTATTTATTTCAGTCCCAAGTTTTATATTCGCTACACTTATGCAATATTTCTTAGCATTTAAACTTGGATGGTTCCCTATAATTACAACACCTGAAAAGCATTTGACCTGGACTAAGTTCCACTCAATGATTTTACCAATATTGGCACTATCATTTGGTTCAATCGCTGGTGTTGCACGTTATACAAGAGCCGAGCTTACTGAAGCTCTAAACTCAGAGTACATGTTACTTGCAAAATCAAAAGGTTTGAGCCAAGTACAAGCTACAACAAGACACGCTTTAAGGAACTCATTTATTCCACTTGCAAATATTATTATCCCAATGTTTATCCAAATAATGGGTGGATCACTTGTTATTGAAAAGATCTTCTCAATTCCAGGTATGGGTAATGTTATGGTTGACGCTATTAACGCTCACGACTTTCCACTTGCAATCGGAGTATTGTTCTGGTTCTCATTACTAAGCTTAATTACAATTTTAATCGTTGACTTAAGCTATGGTATTATTGACCCAAGAATTAGACTAGGAGGTAGAGATTAA
- a CDS encoding ABC transporter substrate-binding protein: MNKRLLAILIAAMMVMSFMVACGKKNEPAEDTKPATEDTSKTDEKTDEKTDEKEDTEPADASGELVRRVSGSKIATLNQHVYQTSAESDIFFFTLAGLMGVYYDEENDTFKFVPELAAEMPTHSEDGLHWTFKLRDDLQWPDGTPIDSSTFEYSWKMLLDPKLKNHRGTAFYGDIEVVNAKKYWLGTAEDNIKLQKQKEEEAALEELKKEIDAMADGEEKDKKQAEYDERNDKLQANYVDINEEDLAEGGAKWEEVGLKFPDPLTIEVDLAYAVPEVDFWLAFTNGPISPVREELYEKGMNADKTETTYGTSLEMLDFTGPYVMTEWTRDQYYEYHRNDKYPLPEYWTADVIKSRVVEDANTNLQLFENGETDSAALAGDNYTKYEEDPRLVFNEREAVWMMNINMTSDKPGKEFLTDINFRRAMFYGMNRESIVNDIYKIGIPMTTIVATIKTADALKGELYRDTPEAKAIEAPNHGYDPEKAVEYFDKAYEAFGNKQMVAEMMYFENSDNMKKMAEFLEKEYETLFGPDRLDIQLRAVPWNNVYDKMEHGDYDLGFGSWVGGLFNPWGSMEVYTQDFGIKTDQFYSDEFDELYRRTVKGDLIFKTQERIEALVEMEKMLLDALPVIPIYQSRSAVLYSDRIHLLTRQWIPGVGFASYQAPLDPLPAN, encoded by the coding sequence ATGAACAAAAGACTATTAGCTATCCTAATAGCAGCAATGATGGTTATGTCATTCATGGTAGCTTGCGGCAAAAAAAATGAGCCAGCAGAAGATACAAAACCTGCCACAGAAGACACATCAAAGACAGACGAAAAGACAGATGAAAAGACAGACGAAAAAGAAGACACTGAACCTGCAGATGCTTCAGGCGAACTTGTTAGAAGAGTTTCAGGATCAAAGATCGCTACTCTAAACCAACACGTTTACCAAACATCAGCTGAATCAGACATTTTCTTCTTTACACTAGCTGGACTTATGGGCGTTTACTATGATGAAGAAAACGACACATTTAAATTCGTTCCAGAACTAGCAGCAGAAATGCCAACTCACTCAGAAGATGGTCTACACTGGACATTTAAACTAAGAGATGACCTACAATGGCCAGACGGAACACCTATTGATTCAAGCACATTTGAATATTCATGGAAGATGCTACTTGATCCAAAGCTAAAGAACCACAGAGGTACTGCCTTCTATGGTGACATAGAAGTAGTTAACGCTAAGAAATATTGGTTGGGTACAGCTGAAGACAACATTAAGCTTCAAAAACAAAAAGAAGAAGAAGCTGCTCTAGAAGAACTCAAAAAAGAAATCGATGCTATGGCAGACGGTGAAGAAAAAGACAAAAAGCAAGCTGAATACGACGAAAGAAACGACAAGCTTCAAGCTAACTATGTTGATATTAACGAAGAAGATTTAGCTGAAGGTGGAGCTAAATGGGAAGAAGTTGGATTAAAGTTCCCAGACCCACTAACAATCGAAGTCGACTTAGCATATGCTGTTCCAGAAGTTGACTTCTGGCTAGCTTTCACAAATGGACCTATTTCACCAGTTAGAGAAGAACTCTACGAAAAAGGTATGAATGCTGATAAAACAGAAACAACTTATGGTACAAGCCTTGAAATGCTTGACTTTACTGGTCCTTATGTTATGACAGAATGGACAAGAGACCAATACTACGAATACCACAGAAACGATAAATATCCACTTCCAGAATACTGGACAGCAGATGTTATCAAATCAAGAGTTGTTGAAGATGCTAATACAAACCTTCAATTATTCGAAAATGGTGAAACAGACTCAGCTGCTCTAGCTGGTGACAACTACACCAAATACGAAGAAGACCCACGTTTAGTATTTAACGAAAGAGAAGCTGTTTGGATGATGAACATCAACATGACATCAGACAAACCAGGCAAAGAATTCTTAACTGATATCAACTTCAGAAGAGCTATGTTCTACGGTATGAACCGTGAATCAATCGTTAACGACATTTACAAGATTGGTATCCCAATGACAACAATCGTTGCTACAATCAAAACAGCTGACGCTCTAAAGGGTGAACTCTACAGAGATACTCCAGAAGCTAAGGCAATTGAAGCTCCTAACCATGGATATGATCCAGAAAAGGCTGTTGAATACTTTGACAAAGCATACGAAGCATTTGGCAATAAGCAAATGGTTGCTGAAATGATGTACTTCGAAAACTCAGACAACATGAAGAAGATGGCTGAATTCCTAGAAAAAGAATATGAAACACTATTCGGACCAGACAGACTTGACATCCAACTACGTGCAGTTCCATGGAACAACGTTTATGACAAGATGGAACATGGCGACTACGACCTAGGATTTGGTTCATGGGTTGGCGGTCTATTTAACCCATGGGGCTCAATGGAAGTTTATACACAAGACTTCGGTATCAAGACCGACCAATTCTATTCAGACGAATTTGACGAACTATACAGAAGAACTGTTAAGGGCGACTTAATCTTCAAGACTCAAGAAAGAATTGAAGCTCTAGTTGAAATGGAAAAAATGCTATTAGATGCACTTCCAGTAATTCCTATTTATCAATCAAGATCTGCAGTTTTATATTCAGACAGAATTCACCTATTAACCAGACAATGGATCCCAGGCGTTGGATTTGCTTCATACCAAGCACCACTTGATCCACTACCAGCTAACTAA
- a CDS encoding ABC transporter ATP-binding protein, which translates to MTTILRTTNLTKKYGSKTALDNLTLELQKGEVLGVLGPNGSGKTTFLKIIAGMHKKTSGEITICGEEPGIKTKGMVSYLPDRNFLYKWMKISNARDFYRDFFPDFNEQSFVKMMEVMNLDINQKISSLSKGMQEKLNVALCFSREAKLYVLDEPIGGVDPLARDMILDSIIDRAYDKKTIIITTQLVRDIENIFDRCVFLSDGATILSGNAEEIRNERGMSIEETFKEIYRGQI; encoded by the coding sequence ATGACGACAATTCTAAGAACGACTAATCTTACAAAAAAATATGGATCCAAGACCGCCTTGGACAATTTGACTTTGGAATTACAAAAGGGCGAAGTCCTTGGAGTTCTTGGACCAAATGGTAGCGGCAAAACCACTTTTTTAAAGATTATAGCAGGTATGCACAAGAAAACATCAGGGGAAATTACAATTTGTGGTGAAGAACCCGGTATAAAAACTAAGGGCATGGTTTCATATTTACCAGATAGAAACTTCCTATATAAGTGGATGAAGATAAGTAACGCTAGAGATTTTTACAGGGACTTCTTTCCAGATTTTAACGAGCAAAGCTTTGTAAAGATGATGGAGGTTATGAACCTGGATATAAATCAAAAGATATCAAGCTTATCCAAGGGCATGCAAGAAAAATTAAATGTAGCCCTTTGCTTCTCACGCGAAGCCAAACTCTACGTACTTGACGAACCCATTGGTGGCGTTGACCCGCTTGCCAGAGATATGATTTTGGATTCTATCATAGATAGGGCATACGATAAAAAGACAATTATCATTACAACCCAACTCGTCAGAGACATAGAAAATATTTTTGATAGATGTGTATTCCTTAGTGATGGAGCCACAATTTTATCAGGCAATGCCGAGGAAATTAGAAATGAAAGAGGCATGAGCATAGAAGAAACATTCAAGGAAATTTATAGGGGGCAAATATAA
- a CDS encoding GntR family transcriptional regulator: MDFTDRIPVYVQVQDAIIKKIILCDYKPGDKIPSIKDLAKDFKINANTVSKSLTDLEAQGILETRRGMGTYIVEDKDMIEETVDNYIGSRVSDIITEFEMLGIDKQRLIELVKEKTDDDNSKND, translated from the coding sequence ATGGATTTTACAGATAGAATTCCTGTCTATGTCCAAGTCCAAGACGCCATAATCAAAAAAATAATCCTTTGCGATTATAAGCCCGGAGACAAGATTCCTTCGATCAAAGATCTGGCAAAGGATTTTAAAATAAATGCCAACACGGTAAGCAAATCGCTGACAGATCTTGAAGCCCAAGGAATCCTGGAGACCAGGCGGGGCATGGGGACATATATAGTAGAAGATAAAGACATGATAGAGGAAACCGTGGACAATTATATAGGGTCTAGGGTTTCAGATATAATAACAGAGTTTGAAATGCTTGGCATAGATAAGCAAAGATTAATTGAATTAGTTAAGGAGAAGACAGATGACGACAATTCTAAGAACGACTAA
- a CDS encoding ABC transporter ATP-binding protein, whose product MDIINTKNLTMKFKDFYAVKDVSIDVKSNQIYGLVGKNGAGKTTLMKCLLGLLPGSSGEIKMFETDDLAKGRRRTGALIEEPGFFKNLTGYQNLMYFSKAFGINDSAEVLKLLQLLKLSEAKDKKYKNYSLGMKQRLGIALALIGDPDLLVLDEPINGIDPEGIVEMRNLFKSLVYDQGKTIIISSHILSEVENLCDNIAIIEKGQVIDVIENHSTKNQMTKYVTSLSTDNNEKAKEILTKENISFKEDKGLIIEGDIKTSRILKLMTENDLEIIEFARKKESLEEYYLERLEEK is encoded by the coding sequence ATGGATATAATTAATACAAAAAATTTAACCATGAAGTTCAAAGACTTTTACGCGGTCAAAGATGTATCGATCGATGTTAAGAGCAATCAAATTTATGGTTTAGTAGGAAAGAATGGCGCTGGCAAGACAACTCTTATGAAATGTTTGCTGGGTTTGCTGCCAGGATCAAGCGGAGAGATTAAAATGTTTGAGACCGACGACCTTGCTAAGGGCAGGAGAAGGACGGGAGCCTTAATAGAAGAACCAGGATTTTTTAAAAACCTAACAGGTTATCAAAATCTTATGTATTTTTCCAAGGCCTTTGGCATTAATGATTCAGCAGAAGTTCTTAAGCTCTTGCAACTTTTAAAATTATCTGAAGCCAAGGATAAAAAATATAAAAATTATTCACTTGGTATGAAGCAACGCCTGGGCATTGCCTTAGCCTTGATTGGTGACCCGGATTTACTTGTGTTGGATGAGCCGATTAACGGCATTGACCCAGAGGGCATTGTAGAGATGAGAAACTTATTTAAGAGTCTGGTCTATGACCAAGGCAAGACCATTATCATCAGCTCTCATATCTTGAGCGAAGTTGAAAATCTTTGCGACAATATTGCCATTATTGAAAAGGGCCAAGTGATTGACGTTATAGAAAATCACTCGACAAAAAATCAAATGACAAAATATGTTACAAGCCTCTCAACGGATAATAATGAAAAGGCTAAAGAAATTTTGACAAAAGAAAATATTTCTTTCAAAGAGGATAAAGGTCTTATTATAGAAGGCGATATAAAAACTTCCAGGATTTTAAAACTCATGACAGAAAATGATCTTGAAATCATCGAGTTTGCCCGCAAGAAAGAATCCCTTGAAGAATATTATCTTGAAAGATTGGAGGAAAAATAA
- the rdgB gene encoding RdgB/HAM1 family non-canonical purine NTP pyrophosphatase, with product MIVVASGNAHKIQEIKEILSDWQIISYKEAHPDHESPVEDGDTLEANAFIKAKDIKALYDCMVIADDSGLFCQALNGDPGVHSARYAGEPCNDKNNNDLLIKNLQGKDRTAEFRSTICLIEEDGKVSYFTGICKGQIIDEPRGDGGFGYDPYFLPDGETKTFAQMSAGEKNKISHRRRALEKLKEYLKDKK from the coding sequence ATGATAGTAGTAGCAAGTGGTAATGCCCACAAGATTCAAGAAATAAAAGAAATATTGAGTGACTGGCAAATAATTTCTTACAAGGAAGCTCACCCAGACCATGAATCACCAGTTGAAGATGGCGATACTCTTGAGGCCAATGCCTTTATTAAGGCCAAGGACATAAAGGCCTTGTACGACTGCATGGTTATTGCTGATGACTCTGGTCTTTTTTGTCAGGCTTTAAATGGAGATCCTGGAGTTCACTCTGCAAGATATGCAGGTGAGCCTTGCAATGACAAAAATAACAATGACTTGCTTATAAAAAATCTTCAGGGCAAGGATAGGACGGCTGAATTTAGATCGACCATCTGCTTGATTGAAGAAGATGGCAAGGTATCTTATTTTACTGGAATTTGCAAGGGACAGATAATAGATGAGCCAAGGGGCGACGGAGGCTTCGGCTATGATCCGTACTTTTTACCTGATGGAGAGACCAAGACCTTTGCTCAGATGTCTGCAGGAGAAAAAAATAAAATTTCCCACAGGCGGAGGGCCCTTGAAAAGTTAAAAGAATATTTAAAAGATAAAAAATAA
- a CDS encoding N-acetylmuramoyl-L-alanine amidase yields the protein MKKRFFKFFIFFLLTFSICMQIDAAKLNIDGQDREVLNVNISINGQSANTNLPVFVVNERTYVPVRFVSESLGYKVIWLQDTFTVEIRGTDKKMWFPVGKAQVNLGAGLINTPDGVKASIVRLPGYTDGFTYVPVRFIAEYMGQKIDWDQATMTVKIGQGNAVKNPDLLAEDEKPEVDDNKVDPKDNLNEVNKNENTTKHANNAWVNLINVKTSGEEESTPKMYFNFDGKMEYKVLSNNGSKVIFVPNAQSDSRFLGSFRSALKNSSSYNISQKPDGIEIEFVKAQDGINLYLEDGNKTLVVIDSHLFKGLQIADHNGSKAYVLKGMGKQQYKKFEFDNPKRVALDFLDSELEGTNYVEFKEAIGFISSVRMSQFVPDKNYDPNDKILRVVFDIEDGIKYPDLKIETVGDDLYVYPVESLYNYFKFRNSGTQRFITIKNYDKPIDFTYDEVANKITARIDRDIPDGIVKYNDSLVRDLVVENNIITINLVRNVQVESALDQDGSSIKITRVKTGKNSDYLILIDPGHGGTDPGASNFAKTYWEKDCILPVQRSLEKRLLDLGYVVKKTNDTVDSYIGIHDRAKMANELMPDIFISIHANASDYAKPNGMEVLYASEDKNPSKEKGQARIAQIFNDEVSKATGLNSRGIKNRPEIVVVGKSNVSAVLLEMAFLTNERDLALLKDPAFLERVVDGLVSAIEIYLTEFR from the coding sequence ATGAAAAAGAGATTTTTTAAATTTTTTATATTTTTTCTTTTAACATTTTCTATATGCATGCAAATCGATGCGGCAAAGTTAAATATAGATGGACAAGATAGGGAAGTATTGAATGTAAATATTAGTATCAACGGCCAGTCCGCCAATACTAATTTGCCTGTTTTTGTTGTAAATGAAAGGACCTATGTGCCTGTTAGATTTGTAAGTGAAAGTCTGGGCTACAAGGTTATTTGGCTTCAAGATACTTTTACTGTTGAAATCAGAGGGACTGATAAAAAGATGTGGTTTCCTGTTGGCAAGGCCCAAGTTAATTTGGGCGCTGGCCTAATCAATACTCCTGATGGGGTTAAGGCGTCTATTGTTCGCTTGCCAGGGTACACAGATGGTTTTACTTATGTGCCGGTCAGATTTATTGCTGAATACATGGGTCAAAAAATTGACTGGGACCAAGCGACCATGACTGTAAAGATTGGTCAAGGCAATGCTGTGAAAAATCCAGACCTTCTTGCAGAGGACGAAAAGCCTGAAGTGGATGACAATAAGGTTGATCCAAAAGACAATTTAAATGAAGTTAATAAAAATGAAAACACCACTAAGCACGCTAACAACGCTTGGGTAAATCTTATAAATGTCAAGACTAGTGGGGAGGAAGAGTCCACTCCAAAGATGTATTTTAACTTTGATGGCAAGATGGAATATAAAGTTTTATCTAACAACGGTTCAAAAGTTATATTTGTTCCAAATGCACAATCAGATAGCAGATTTTTGGGTAGCTTTAGGTCTGCACTTAAAAATTCATCTTCTTATAATATTAGTCAAAAGCCCGATGGTATAGAGATTGAATTTGTAAAGGCCCAGGATGGAATTAATCTATATTTGGAAGATGGCAACAAGACCTTGGTTGTAATTGATAGCCACCTATTCAAAGGCCTGCAAATAGCCGATCACAACGGAAGCAAGGCCTATGTATTAAAGGGCATGGGCAAACAACAATATAAGAAATTTGAATTTGATAATCCAAAGAGAGTTGCACTGGACTTCCTGGATTCTGAGCTCGAAGGCACAAATTATGTAGAATTTAAAGAGGCGATTGGATTTATATCAAGCGTTAGGATGAGCCAGTTTGTTCCAGACAAAAACTATGATCCAAACGACAAGATTTTGCGGGTTGTTTTTGACATAGAAGATGGGATTAAATATCCTGACTTAAAAATTGAAACTGTAGGCGATGACCTCTATGTTTATCCAGTAGAATCTCTCTATAATTATTTTAAGTTTAGAAACAGCGGAACACAGAGGTTCATTACCATAAAGAATTATGATAAGCCGATTGATTTTACCTATGATGAAGTGGCTAACAAGATAACAGCAAGGATCGATAGGGATATTCCAGACGGAATTGTAAAATATAACGACTCCCTTGTTAGAGACTTGGTTGTTGAAAACAATATTATTACCATAAACTTGGTTCGTAATGTTCAAGTAGAGAGCGCTCTTGACCAAGACGGCAGCTCTATTAAGATTACCAGGGTAAAGACGGGTAAAAACTCAGACTATTTGATTTTGATTGACCCCGGCCATGGAGGAACTGATCCGGGCGCCAGCAATTTTGCAAAGACATATTGGGAAAAAGATTGCATCTTACCAGTACAAAGATCTTTGGAAAAAAGGCTCTTGGATTTAGGCTATGTTGTTAAAAAGACAAACGATACGGTTGATTCATATATCGGCATTCACGATAGGGCCAAGATGGCCAACGAATTGATGCCAGATATATTTATATCCATCCATGCGAATGCGTCTGATTACGCTAAGCCAAATGGAATGGAAGTTCTATATGCATCTGAGGATAAAAACCCTAGCAAAGAAAAAGGTCAGGCCAGGATTGCTCAAATCTTTAACGATGAAGTATCCAAGGCCACAGGACTTAATTCTCGCGGCATCAAAAATAGGCCAGAGATTGTCGTTGTGGGCAAGTCAAATGTCTCGGCTGTTTTACTTGAAATGGCATTTTTAACTAACGAAAGAGATCTGGCACTTTTAAAAGATCCAGCCTTTTTAGAAAGAGTTGTCGACGGACTTGTGTCGGCCATAGAAATTTATTTGACGGAGTTTAGATAA
- the gatB gene encoding Asp-tRNA(Asn)/Glu-tRNA(Gln) amidotransferase subunit GatB, translating into MKTLIGLELHVELKTQRKMFCKCKSAFGDEPNTNVCPVCLGMPGALPVINEFAIEQAIRAGLGLNSEIAKVIKMDRKNYFYPDLVKGYQISQEDTPICAGGYVEIEVDGNKKRIHLERAHIEEDTGKATHMDDITLMDYNRAGLPLIEIVTKPEIESGKEARAFIEELRDILTELGVSDCKMEEGSMRVDCNFNIVDGDFKTAITEVKNIGSTSGVEMAMNYEFNRHKDLLAKGEKGIRETRRWDEEKQETVVMRVKSESNDYRFQFDGDIPILPIDDELIKNIKDSLPELKSERKERLIKTYDLSDYDAGIISNDKHLSEYFESISKEVGDVKLVVNWIMNEFLRRINDLETTIDDLKFEKADFVNLLKLVKENKINNNSAKKVFREMFEDGTSSEEIIKRDNLLQVSDDGAIEKWVADVMEANPDSITDYHNGKDRALGFLVGQVMKASRGKADPVLVNKMILDKLNEMK; encoded by the coding sequence ATGAAAACTTTAATTGGATTAGAACTCCACGTTGAATTAAAAACTCAAAGAAAGATGTTTTGCAAGTGCAAGTCAGCTTTTGGCGATGAACCAAATACAAATGTTTGCCCAGTTTGCCTTGGTATGCCGGGCGCCCTTCCTGTTATAAACGAATTTGCTATTGAACAGGCCATTAGAGCTGGCCTTGGCTTAAATTCTGAGATTGCAAAGGTCATCAAGATGGACAGGAAAAATTATTTTTATCCCGACCTCGTCAAGGGCTATCAAATTTCCCAAGAGGACACGCCGATTTGTGCTGGCGGCTATGTAGAGATCGAGGTCGATGGCAATAAAAAACGCATTCACTTGGAAAGGGCTCATATAGAAGAAGATACAGGCAAGGCCACTCACATGGATGATATTACCCTTATGGACTACAACAGGGCAGGCCTTCCACTAATAGAAATTGTTACCAAACCAGAAATCGAGAGTGGTAAGGAAGCCAGAGCCTTCATAGAAGAACTCAGAGATATATTAACAGAGCTCGGCGTTTCAGACTGCAAGATGGAAGAAGGTTCCATGCGTGTAGACTGTAACTTCAATATTGTCGATGGCGATTTTAAAACCGCTATTACAGAGGTAAAAAACATAGGCTCAACTAGCGGCGTTGAGATGGCCATGAACTATGAATTCAATCGTCACAAGGATTTATTAGCCAAGGGTGAAAAGGGAATCAGAGAAACCAGGCGTTGGGACGAAGAAAAGCAAGAGACTGTTGTCATGCGTGTAAAATCTGAATCCAACGACTACAGGTTCCAGTTTGATGGCGACATCCCAATTTTGCCAATTGACGATGAACTCATAAAAAATATTAAAGATTCTTTACCAGAATTAAAATCCGAACGCAAGGAAAGATTAATCAAGACCTATGACCTAAGTGATTATGATGCTGGCATTATTTCAAATGACAAGCATTTGTCAGAATATTTTGAATCCATTTCCAAAGAAGTGGGCGATGTAAAGCTGGTTGTAAATTGGATTATGAATGAATTCTTAAGAAGAATCAATGATCTGGAAACCACTATTGATGACTTGAAATTTGAAAAAGCTGACTTTGTAAATCTATTAAAATTGGTCAAAGAAAATAAAATCAATAACAATTCTGCAAAAAAAGTTTTTAGAGAAATGTTTGAGGACGGAACCAGTTCAGAAGAAATTATAAAAAGGGACAACCTCCTCCAAGTTAGCGACGATGGCGCTATTGAAAAATGGGTTGCAGATGTAATGGAAGCAAATCCAGATTCAATCACAGACTACCACAATGGTAAGGACAGGGCCTTGGGCTTCTTGGTAGGTCAGGTTATGAAGGCCTCGAGAGGTAAGGCAGATCCAGTTCTTGTTAACAAGATGATTCTAGATAAATTAAACGAAATGAAATAG
- the gatA gene encoding Asp-tRNA(Asn)/Glu-tRNA(Gln) amidotransferase subunit GatA translates to MRNLTETLDLINSGKLSSEEHLSEVLENIKEDENINSFISLGLEAAKEMAKNSKEGPLRGAVVGIKDNVNVKGMKTTCASKILKDFESVFDADVTKSIRNSGATILGKLNMDEFAMGSSNESSYFGPVKNPLDNSLVPGGSSGGSAAAVAMGFVDVAIGTDTGGSIRQPASFCSVVGIKPTYGAVSRYGVQSLANTFDTVGTLGRSVEDAYLFLQNIACDTQNDMTKIKVDLPDLYKSHDQAIENLKGKKIAIFKNFDDFDFEDGVRDAYDKSIKALQDAGAIIVEDEFKYLDFAVAAYYTLVAAECSSNISRFDGIRYSGIDYTGSIEDYMTKVRSEGLNESVKRRVLLGMYILSSKNKDQIYGKALKIRQAIRNDYDRIFKNADVILTPTVNELAFKLGSKTTDPKKMMEGDILSVSPNMAGLPAISVPSTSERKINAGMHFIGNKKDDANLARIAMAYEGLVK, encoded by the coding sequence ATGAGAAATTTAACAGAAACTTTAGATTTAATTAATTCAGGAAAGCTATCTTCAGAAGAGCATTTATCAGAGGTCCTGGAAAATATAAAAGAAGATGAAAATATAAATTCTTTTATCAGCTTGGGACTAGAAGCCGCTAAGGAAATGGCAAAAAATTCCAAGGAGGGCCCACTAAGAGGAGCTGTTGTTGGCATCAAGGACAATGTAAATGTGAAGGGCATGAAGACCACTTGTGCTTCAAAGATCTTAAAGGATTTTGAAAGCGTTTTTGATGCTGATGTGACCAAGAGCATCAGAAATTCAGGGGCAACTATACTGGGAAAATTAAATATGGATGAGTTTGCCATGGGTTCTTCCAATGAGAGCTCTTACTTTGGCCCAGTTAAAAATCCACTAGATAATTCACTTGTGCCAGGAGGCAGCTCAGGCGGTTCTGCTGCTGCAGTTGCCATGGGCTTTGTGGATGTGGCTATTGGTACTGATACTGGCGGCAGCATTAGGCAGCCTGCTAGTTTTTGCTCGGTTGTTGGTATTAAACCAACTTATGGGGCAGTGTCCAGGTACGGTGTTCAAAGCCTGGCAAATACCTTTGATACTGTAGGCACACTTGGCCGTTCAGTTGAGGACGCTTATTTGTTCCTACAAAATATTGCCTGTGACACACAAAATGATATGACCAAAATTAAGGTTGATTTGCCAGACTTATACAAAAGTCATGACCAGGCTATAGAAAATTTGAAGGGCAAGAAGATTGCCATCTTTAAAAACTTTGATGACTTTGATTTTGAAGACGGCGTAAGAGATGCTTATGACAAATCCATTAAAGCCCTCCAAGATGCAGGGGCAATTATTGTGGAAGATGAGTTTAAGTATTTAGACTTTGCCGTTGCCGCTTATTATACCCTTGTGGCCGCTGAATGTTCAAGCAATATTTCCAGATTTGATGGGATTAGGTATTCAGGCATAGATTATACTGGAAGTATTGAAGATTACATGACCAAGGTTAGGTCAGAGGGCTTAAATGAAAGTGTAAAGCGCAGGGTTTTACTTGGCATGTATATTTTGTCCAGCAAAAATAAAGACCAAATTTATGGCAAGGCTTTGAAAATCAGACAAGCCATTAGAAATGATTACGACAGGATTTTTAAAAATGCTGACGTAATTTTAACTCCTACTGTCAACGAACTTGCCTTTAAACTTGGCAGCAAGACCACAGATCCAAAGAAGATGATGGAAGGCGACATACTTTCAGTTTCTCCAAATATGGCAGGACTTCCTGCAATTTCTGTCCCATCAACAAGCGAGAGAAAGATAAATGCTGGCATGCACTTTATTGGGAATAAAAAAGACGATGCAAATCTGGCAAGGATTGCCATGGCATACGAAGGGTTGGTGAAATAA